Within Winogradskyella helgolandensis, the genomic segment AAACCAAGTTTCCATGTTGGACTCATTGCATTTAGTTTACTCTACTCGCCTATTTCAGAAATTACAGGATTAATCATGAATTATGTGTCTCGTGTTTTTGAATATCAAGCTGATGATTACGCTAAGAACACTTATAGAGCAGAACCTTTAATAACATCATTAAAAAAACTATCTAAAAATAGCTTAAGTAATTTAACACCTCATAAGGCTTATGTCTTTATGCATTATTCACACCCTACGCTTTTAGAACGTGTTAAAAATTTAAAATCCTAAATTCACAAAACAATAACATAATACCCTTTCATTTTTTATAACTTTGAGTAACCAAAAAAAACAAAAAATCATGACAGAGTTAAAAAATAGAAAAGCAATAATAACTGGAGGAAGCAGAGGCCTTGGAAAAGCAACCGCAATCGCATTTGCAAAAGAAGGCATTGATGTCGCTATTACAGGAAGAAATGACGAGGCTTTAAAAGCAACTGTTGCCGAATTAAAAGAATTTGGTGTCAATGCTATTTATGCGTCTTTTGATGTGAGCAACTATGAAGAGGTTCAGAAAAACATTAAATCTTTAATTGACACTTTAGGTTCTATAGACATCTTAGTAAACAATGCTGGTATTGCAGCTTTTGGTAGCTTAAATGATATGCCTGTAAGTCAATGGAGCCAAATTATACAGACCAATGTTATGGGTATGTATTATGTTACTAAAGAGGTTCTTCCTTATTTAATAGATCAAAATGAAGGTGATATTATTAACGTATCTTCTACTGCTGGTTTAAATGGTAACGCTACAACATCTGCCTATTCAGCTTCAAAATTTGCAGTAATTGGCATGTCGCAATCCTTAATGAAAGAAGTTCGAAAAAATAATATTAG encodes:
- a CDS encoding 3-ketoacyl-ACP reductase — encoded protein: MTELKNRKAIITGGSRGLGKATAIAFAKEGIDVAITGRNDEALKATVAELKEFGVNAIYASFDVSNYEEVQKNIKSLIDTLGSIDILVNNAGIAAFGSLNDMPVSQWSQIIQTNVMGMYYVTKEVLPYLIDQNEGDIINVSSTAGLNGNATTSAYSASKFAVIGMSQSLMKEVRKNNIRVCTLTPSTIASDMSIELGIANKDSEDSVLQPEDFAELIVSGLKLPRRAMMANASLWSTNP